The following nucleotide sequence is from Pedobacter sp. PACM 27299.
CTTAAACAAAGTGCAATTGTCGCCGCGTTTAGGTTTCAGATACGATGCACTGGGTGATCAAAAGTTAATTTTAAGAGGAGGTGTGGGGATGTTTACCGGTCGGATTCCTTTCGCATGGTTAGCTTATGCGTATTACAATACCGGAAATACTTTTGGAGCGATCGATCAGAGAGCTGATCAACAGCCGTTCTTACCAGGTACAGATCCGATTAAACCAAGCCCGAATGGTATTGGCGGATTTATTGAACAAAACGGTACGGTGATCAACAACCCAAATAGCGGTCGTACACAAGTCGACCTGGTAGATAACGGTTTTGAAATGCCGCAGGTATTGCGCGGAAGTTTAGGGATCGATTACGAAACTGAAAACAACTGGCGCTTTACCGTAGAAGGAATGTATACGAAAAACTTAAAAGATGTGTTGTTCCAGCAGTTGAATACCAAAGACAATCCACTATATTATGGTTACGACAAAGAGAAACAACAGCCAGTTTATGGTGGCACAGTAGATCCGCGTTTCTCTAATATTTACTTGCTGAGCAATACCAAAGAAGGCTACCGCTACAGCTTAACTGGTACCATTGCCAGAACATTTATGAACGCTTTAAATGTGAGTACTTCTTATACCTACGGACAATCAAAAGATTTAAGTAATGGGGTGCGTAACTCTATGGAAAGTAACTGGCAATTAAACCAGGCTTTGATTCCGAACAACCCAACACTGAGTGCCAGTAATTTTGACATTCGCCACCGCATTGTGTCCACCATTAGTTATAACTACGAATGGAGCAGAGCGGGTAAAACGAACATCAGTTTATTCTTCAGCGCACAATCCGGCAGTCCATTTACCTATGGAATTGTGAATGGAAATATCCAGGGCTTGCCACAGCAGGTGAGTTTAACCTACATCCCAATGAGAGAGGAAGCGATCCGTTATTTCAAAGACATTTCAACGGCAACTGCGGCGCAGCAGGCAGCAGCATTTAATGAGTTTATTGATGGAAATGAATACCTGAGCAGTAGAAGAGGCAGATATACAGAGCGAAATAAAGGAAGAACGCCATGGAATGTTCAGGCAGATTTACACCTTTCCCATGAGCTGTTTGTTAACGCTGCGAAATCTCAGTCTTTAAGCTTTACGGTGGATGTGATGAATGTCACCAACCTGATCAGCAAGACCTGGGGTGTGCAGTATTTTTCGCCAAACACCTTTAATTCTACCAGCAGTGTGGGCTTAACACCTTCGTTATTCCCGCCGCAGCAAAACGCCGATAATTATCCTGTCTTTACTTTTAATAATCCTGGTCAGCCATACAGCATCGATTATTTTGGATCGAGAGCGCAGATGCAGCTGGGATTGAGGTATAGCTTTTAGTTCATATAGATTAGAAATTAAGTCATAAAAAAGATGAATATTCAACACAAATGGAATTTTAGTATTGGCATTATGCTGTGCTTCCTGCTGTTTATTGGTGCTTGTAAAAAGGATAAGGTAGCCATACCAGATGTGCCTTTCAAAATAAACAGCTATTACCCGAATAGTGGGAATGCAGGAACCCTGGTTTCCATCGTTGGGGAGGGTTTTGGAACTGAGCTTGCTAAGTATTCGGCAAGCATTTCAGGGAAAGCCGCAGAAGTGATCAGTGCCACAGAAAATACGATTGTAGTCCGCATGCCTGAAGCTGGGGTAACTGGCGTATTGTCGATAAATTATGATTCCAGAAATTATGACCTTGGATCATATACTTATCAGGCATTAAGTGTGAAAACGGTATTCCCTGCAAATGGCCCTGCAGGTTCTCAAATCAGGATTACCGGAGCTGGTTTCAGTAGCACCACTGGGCCGGCGACGGTTTTCATCAATGGAAAACCAGCATTGGTAGTGAGTGTGTCTGATGAAATTATCGTAGCTGAAGTGCCAGAAGAGGCTGGTTTTGGCCCGGTTACGGTGAAGGTGGATGGCAAAGAAGCCAAAGGTCAGAATTTCACGTACCAGGCCATCAGCAGCATCAAACCTTTAAGCGGTGGTAAAAACACAAAAGTGACGATCAACGGTGTTGGTTTTGAAGAATTAGCGGAAGGTAACCTGATTGATTTTAATGGAACCAGCGCTATTGTTCTGGAAGCAACAAAGGAGAAGCTGATCGTACAGGCACCTGATGGTGTCAATACAGGTCCTCTTTCTGTAAACATCAACGGGCAAAAAATTGCAGGTCCGGTATTTACGGTCGTGGCGGCACCAATGATTCAAGTGGTAACGCCATTAAGCGGTCCGAAAGGAGCGGAGATGACAATTTCTGGTGTTCAGTTCAGTGCGGTGCTAGACGAGAATAAGGTGTTCATCAATGGCGTATCTGTTGATGTTCAATCCGCAACTGAAAGCCAGATCAAGCTATTGGTGCCAGGAGGTACCGGAAGCGGATTGGTAAAAGTGGTGGTAAATGATCAGGCGACCAACGGGCCTCAGTTTAAAGACCAGACGCTTGGGATTATTTCCGTAAGTCCGGATAATGGGATTGCAGGAACAACCGTAACGATTAAAGGATCTGGCTTTAGTGCCAGCGCTGCGAATAACAAGGTATACTTTAATGGTTTGCTGGCCACAGTGAAAACCGCGACAGAAAATACTTTGGTACTGGATGCGCCATCAGGATTAAGTACTGGTGATTTAAAAGTAGTAGTAGACGGTCAGGAAGCATTGGCGCCGCAGGATTTTAGAAGAGCAGGAATGTCTACGCTCGCTGGTGGTCCTAACAGTGATACATTCGGACGTTTTAATGTGGGTATCGCGGTCGACAATAGTGGCAACGTTTACATCGCAGACAGAATGAATCAAGTGGTCAAAAAGGTGACGCCAACAGGTACAGTAAGTGTTTTACAATCCAATGGGGCCAATATTCTCTTTGATACACCTTATGGAATTGTGATCGATAAACAGGATAATATTTATGTATCAGATATTGGCCGTAATCAGGTTAGAAAAATTACGCCATCAGGACAAAATACGGTGTATGTTGCTGGTTTTGCACCAGGATTAATGACATTTGACAACGCAGGAAATCTTTATATTAACGTGGTAGCTGCTTACGGAGGGATGTACAAGGTAAATACAGCCGGCATTGCGACCAAAGTAAGTGGTCCATCATGGCCAATGTCTAAGCCTGTGGTAGATGCAAATGGAAATCTTTATTATGTAGATTCTGGCTCAAGCAGTAACAATGCGATTTCAAGAATCCCTGTTGGAGGTGGAAATGAAGGCTATTTTGTGGGCTCTTCTGATTCAGGATTTGATGACGGAATAGGCTTCGCTGCAAGATTCAACAGTATTGCTGGTGGATT
It contains:
- a CDS encoding IPT/TIG domain-containing protein yields the protein MNIQHKWNFSIGIMLCFLLFIGACKKDKVAIPDVPFKINSYYPNSGNAGTLVSIVGEGFGTELAKYSASISGKAAEVISATENTIVVRMPEAGVTGVLSINYDSRNYDLGSYTYQALSVKTVFPANGPAGSQIRITGAGFSSTTGPATVFINGKPALVVSVSDEIIVAEVPEEAGFGPVTVKVDGKEAKGQNFTYQAISSIKPLSGGKNTKVTINGVGFEELAEGNLIDFNGTSAIVLEATKEKLIVQAPDGVNTGPLSVNINGQKIAGPVFTVVAAPMIQVVTPLSGPKGAEMTISGVQFSAVLDENKVFINGVSVDVQSATESQIKLLVPGGTGSGLVKVVVNDQATNGPQFKDQTLGIISVSPDNGIAGTTVTIKGSGFSASAANNKVYFNGLLATVKTATENTLVLDAPSGLSTGDLKVVVDGQEALAPQDFRRAGMSTLAGGPNSDTFGRFNVGIAVDNSGNVYIADRMNQVVKKVTPTGTVSVLQSNGANILFDTPYGIVIDKQDNIYVSDIGRNQVRKITPSGQNTVYVAGFAPGLMTFDNAGNLYINVVAAYGGMYKVNTAGIATKVSGPSWPMSKPVVDANGNLYYVDSGSSSNNAISRIPVGGGNEGYFVGSSDSGFDDGIGFAARFNSIAGGLALYGTGKLIAGDRYNYALREVDVANKKVSTVVKLRSGFADGAFSDAKIGSMDDMAIDKNGIIYILDAENKAIRKVFLK